In a genomic window of Streptococcus oralis:
- the rlmD gene encoding 23S rRNA (uracil(1939)-C(5))-methyltransferase RlmD: MNLKVKQKIPLKIKRMGINGEGIGFYQKTLVFVPGALKGEDIYCQITSIKRNFVEAKLLKVNKKSKFRVVPACTIYNECGGCQIMHLHYDKQLEFKTDLLHQALKKFAPAGYENYEIRPTIGMQEPKYYRAKLQFQTRKFKNQVKAGLYVQNSHYLVELKDCLVQDKETQVIANRLAELLTYHQIPITDERKKIGVRTIMVRRARKTGQVQIIIVTNRQLNLNQLVKDLVKDFPEVVTVAVNTNTAKTSEIYGEKTEIIWGQESIQEGVLDYEFSLSPRAFYQLNPEQTEILYSEAIKALDVSKEDHLIDAYCGVGTIGFAFAKKVKSLRGMDIIPEAIEDAKRNAQKMGFDNTHYEAGTAEEIIPRWYQDGYRADALIVDPPRTGLDDKLLETILTYVPDKMVYVSCNVSTLARDLVKLVKVYDLQYIQSVDMFPHTARTEAVVKLVKKRKN, translated from the coding sequence ATGAATCTGAAAGTCAAACAAAAAATACCTTTAAAAATCAAGCGGATGGGCATTAATGGTGAGGGAATCGGTTTCTATCAGAAAACCCTCGTTTTTGTGCCAGGCGCTCTCAAAGGAGAAGACATCTATTGTCAAATTACTTCTATTAAACGCAACTTTGTTGAAGCCAAATTACTAAAGGTTAATAAGAAGTCTAAATTTCGAGTCGTGCCAGCTTGTACGATTTATAATGAATGTGGTGGTTGCCAAATCATGCACCTCCACTACGATAAACAGTTAGAGTTCAAAACGGATCTGCTCCATCAAGCCCTGAAAAAATTTGCTCCTGCAGGATATGAAAACTATGAAATCCGTCCAACTATCGGAATGCAGGAACCAAAGTACTACCGTGCTAAGCTTCAATTTCAGACTCGGAAATTTAAAAATCAGGTCAAGGCAGGTTTGTATGTGCAAAACTCTCATTATCTCGTAGAGTTGAAAGACTGTTTGGTGCAAGATAAGGAAACCCAAGTGATTGCGAATCGCCTAGCTGAACTTCTTACTTACCACCAAATCCCCATCACCGATGAGAGAAAAAAGATAGGCGTTCGCACCATCATGGTACGCAGAGCAAGAAAAACGGGGCAAGTTCAGATTATCATTGTCACAAATCGCCAGCTTAATTTAAATCAACTGGTCAAAGACTTAGTCAAGGATTTTCCAGAAGTCGTCACAGTTGCAGTCAATACAAATACAGCAAAAACAAGTGAAATCTATGGTGAAAAGACGGAAATTATCTGGGGCCAAGAGAGCATTCAAGAAGGAGTACTCGACTATGAGTTTTCTCTCTCGCCCCGAGCTTTTTATCAACTTAATCCGGAGCAGACAGAAATTCTCTATAGTGAAGCAATTAAGGCTCTGGATGTCAGCAAAGAAGACCATCTAATCGATGCCTATTGCGGTGTTGGGACGATCGGATTTGCCTTCGCAAAGAAGGTCAAGAGTCTCAGAGGAATGGATATTATTCCGGAAGCTATTGAAGATGCCAAGCGAAATGCTCAAAAAATGGGGTTTGACAATACCCATTACGAAGCGGGGACAGCAGAAGAGATTATTCCACGCTGGTATCAAGATGGCTACCGAGCAGATGCCCTGATAGTCGACCCTCCTCGTACAGGCTTAGATGATAAGCTGTTGGAAACCATTCTGACCTATGTTCCAGACAAAATGGTCTATGTATCCTGCAATGTTTCAACCTTGGCACGAGATTTGGTTAAACTAGTAAAAGTCTATGATCTCCAGTATATCCAGTCGGTCGATATGTTTCCCCACACTGCACGGACAGAAGCAGTGGTTAAATTAGTGAAGAAAAGAAAAAATTAA